The genomic interval ACACTTTCGTATTCATAATAAGAAAGTGTTTTAGTAAGAAAGTGTTTGAATACAGAaacattttcaattcatttcatttcatctcatcattacaaatttcttaaattttcatacaaaatataataaataatttaatttttttaaatttttaaataataataatactaaaaaataatattttaacaataatttatttaacacatttaaaatcatttaatctcATCACGTAatctaaaaagtaaataaataataattttacttcgCAAAACAAATTACCAGAGGGACAGCTTTTGAGGAGAGATCGCAAAGCCACATTCGAGACAGAGAGAGACTGTTGAGAGAATGGCGTCGGGTTGGGGAATCTCAGGTCACAAAGGCCGATGCTACGATTTCTGGGTGGACTTCAGCGAGTGCATGTCCCGCTGCCGTGAGCCAAAGGACTGTGCTCTCCTCCGCGAAGACTACCTCGAGTGCCTCCACCACTCCAAAGAGGTTTtccctttttctatttctaccagttaatttatcatatattgCTCATCGTAATCCCCCTTTCCATACTCGAATAAGATTACAAAGCCCTAGATCAACTGGCTGGATTTGCCCGAGTATTAATTTATTCCTGCTTGATTTGGCGTTTGAACCCCAAATGGGTGCCTTTGATTGAAATTCTAATGATATTTTAGCTCATATGTCCGTTGAAGTGTAGACTGTTGAGTATGTTTGGCCTTATTCCCAATCTTGCCACATGTTATGTGGGTTCGGGGATTTCTGAATCGAAAGGGGAGAACTTTTATTTTGTCAGTCATTTCACAGTATTTCTGAAATTTGAGAAGCATTTTATGGGAAGCCTACTTTAGCCGGTcaattgaagaaatgaaaaactaaTTAATCTTTGTATGCTTTGACTTGCCCAGCCTCTCACAGAGAAATTAATTCTTCTGAGTTGTTCATTTGTTCTGCAACTACATTGTTGTGTTCTTCAAAAAATAGAAATCCCTTATTAGTTGAAAGTTTACGATGAAATTTTACCATTTTCCAGTTAATGGCCTGTGTTTATCCGTCTTGATTTGGCTTCTTTAGCCTTGAGTAGGAGTatggagagggaaaaaaaaataggcataCCGGGAAACACATTTGTAAggatcatttcttttttttggataagtaaacAATTCTATTGATAAGAATAGGCATACCCCAAGTACACAAGgtggtatacaagaggtaacacctatttaggaagaagaaatggaaacaagaaaatcatgaaaaccaAGACCATTAAATCTACAGCTTTTGCCCATAGAAATAatgttctaacaaaaaataatctaagcTCCTCTAATGAGTCTCATTGTCTTCGAACATCTGgtcattgcgctcctgccatAAGTACCATagaatacaaataggaaccatcttccacacagttGTAATTTTGGATACCTCCTAAATTTGTCCAACTAGCCAAAAGCTCAACCACTGTGGCAAGCCCAGACTAGCTCCTTGCTCAATGCATCTTCCTATAACACTCTAGCAACCTCAAAAtgcagtagaagatgatccacatTCTCACCATTATAATCACTCTGCATTTCCCTAAGTTATCCATCGTCAAAATCTTACCCAGAGAAGTTATCCAAGCAAAACATGCCActttgggaggcgccttattACGCCAAATCTTTCTCCATGGAAAATGATTGTTCTGCGATTGTGTGAGAGACTTATAGAAAGAGCGAACCGAGAATATACCTTTTCGTGCAGGTATCCACCACAACGTATCAAATCCTCGAGTGCTCAGTCTCATGGAATACAGAAGACTAAAAAAATCCGCAAAGCTGCCAACTTTCCAATCTTTGGCCGCCCTAGTGAAATTCACATTCCATTGGACTAGGTCACCATATATCTCCATAAATTCAGCCACTGAAACTTCTTTCTCACACGCAATTATAAAAACTGAAGGGCATGAGTCCTTAAGGGCATTATCTTCACACCATAAGTCGcaccaaaattttattctagagccATCTCGCAACACAAGTCTAGTGTGAAGAGCAAAAACCCCCCACCCTTGTCTAATCTGCTTCCAGAGTCCCACTCCATAAACCCCACATACCTCCCTAGTGCTccacctccccccccccccccccccccccccccccccccccccaacctcCATATTTGAAGTCAATTACCGACTTCCATAAAGCTTCCGGTTCCATATTAtatatcgccacaaccattttctAAGTCAGGCCCAATTAAAAATCCTTAGATTTGTAATTCCCAACCCACCAGGAGAGATTGGGGATCATACCTTATCCCACTTAATCAGTTGGAATTTGAAATCATCCCCCAAGCCGCTCCAAAGGAAACCACGATGAAGTTGCTCAATACGGGTCGCCACACTTGCTGGAATGgggaataaaaagaagaaataagttGGTAAACTAGACAGAGTGCTCTTGATTAAGGCGACCTACCAACTTTCGACAAGTACAATCTGTTCTAACTTGCTAATCTACATTCAGTCTTCTTAATTACCATATCCCAAATCGATTTAGCGCTTGAGGCTGCCCCCAAATGAAGACCAAGGTAATTCATGAGAAGAGAGGAGACCTTACATCCAAGAGTGCTAGCCAACGGCTGGATGTTGCGAACATTACCAACTAGCACCAACTCTGACTTGTTGAAGTTCACTTTCAAATTGGATACcgcttcaaaaaaaaaaaaagtaaaagtgcCCTCAATGCCTGAATCTGGTTTGTTCTGCCTCACAAAATATcagcgtatcatctgcaaacaacaagtGGAAAGTGTTAAGAGTACCCCTATTGGGGTCACCAATCGAGAATCCAGCCACAAATCCACTATTAACCGAGGCCGAGATCATTCTGCTCAGCGCCTCCATGATTGACAAAAGGAGTGGGGACAAAAGATCCCTTTGTCTTAGACCTCGAGAGTTCttagagcaagaacttttccttcccaagGAATATGAGAGTCCACATACCATctacccttatcacttatcagaatGGGGTATCATAGGAGGACTAAGGTACCTTCGAGAGCTGCTTTTTTGCATGGACAGCCTCTCTACCTCTCTAGGTAAGTTCTCACCTTGGATGTAAGGAAAGACAAATTATTGCAAGTGACTGGTGCTGCATGGATAAGAATAATGGGAAGTTGATGGATCATTTTTTACTTCATTTCAATTGGCTAGTGTTTTGCATAATGATTTTTTCAGTTGAGTTGGTTTAGAATGGGTCATGCCCAAAAGAATAGTGGACCTTTTGACACTTAAAGGGCTAGGTGGTAGCCCACAAATTACAACAATGTGGAAAATGGTTCCCACTTACCTcatatggtgtatttggagggaaacgaataaaagaagttttgaagactGCAAACGGACGATGGAGGAGCTAAAGAATTTTTCTCAATACTTTCCCCTCCTTTGGACCACTTGTATGGATTTCAATTGGTTTAATTTACACGACTTTCTTATATCCTTTTCTCTTTCTAGATAGATTATGTGTACTTGGATAGCGCATCTTGCACTTTTTAAAAGCTCTTATTGGGGATGAAATGGTTCTATAGAGGACCAAAATCTTCCATGTAAACAGTGAAGCTTCCATACCGTGACACTTGAAatgtaacgctccaatggaagacccaagcCACATGACCTATGCTCTAAAATGACTAGTAAATGacacaattggagccccattgaaacATTTTAAAGAGCgagaacttcttcttccaaaagaatgtgagatttcatacaccacttacccttatcacttattagaatggggtatcacaatctccccccttATATTCCCGACTTTTTTGTCAGGTCAGTTCGTTGTAGGTGGCACGACTCAAGTTtcacatttctagttgggatagagctttgataccatttgtaatacTCCAATGGaaaacccaaaccacatgatctATACTACAAAAGAAttagtaaattatataattggagccccattggaacattataaaaagcaagaacttctttTTCCCAAGTACATACACAATCTACCCCTATCACTTATCAGAATGGGGTATCACACCTCCATATACCCTTCTAGAAAAATGGATTATTATCTCGAGGAAGATATATAGAAAGACGAATTTTGAATATCCCTTACTTGGAAGTAGCAAAAAGGAGTTTGTCTCCACCTTAATGGAGTTTAGGATATTAAAGAACGTGGTAAAGGCTTCTACCTCCTCTAACATTCTACTGAGGGagatcacttgatatctccAAATGATCTACCATTGAAGCATCCTTATCACGATCAATGCTATTCACATTCCTAAAAGCTTTCCTTGAGGGCCCTAACACCATACCACACATCATGTCAATCTAATACGGGCTCCATCACTTGCTTCAAATCTAAcattattagaaagaaaaattctactcatcatccttacaccacacattacacatgatttttttttcccttaccaaatgtgtggtgtatggattatgagtagaagaattcctttagtttagcaagaaaaaaaaaaaaaaaatcatgtgtggtgtgtggatgatgagtagaagggCTCTATTAGAAaacttttctcattttttcttattctatAATTCTACCCCATaagttacttatcaaaaaaataaaataaaattctaccCCATAAGGTCCTTGTACCTCATTGGATTACCTCCCACTCTACACAGTACACACACTTGTATTTAGAGTCTATAACTGCCCTCCACAAtgcttctctctcattttgataTTGCCAAAGCTTCTTCTTCAATAGTGCATGATTAAACAATTGTAGGTTTCAAACTCCTAAACCACCATAATAGACAGGGGAACATACTTTGGCTCAGCTGACCAGGTGAAATTTGACATATCACCTAATCCCATCCTGAAAGGAAGTCTCATTGTAGCTTCCCTAAGCGGTTGTCCATGCTAGAAGGAAGCGGAAATAGAGATGTGAAATACGTAGGCAAATTAGAGAGAGCCAATAGCTACTTTTATATGCCATTCAAAGGTTAAAACTAAAAAGGTGAAATTACTTGgaagaattttatgttttgactTTTTGTATTAAAGGATACATACTCTAATATTTCAATTGAAGACTgtcaaaattatttcaaagtCAATAAGAAGCAATGATTAGGTTCTActttattctttattcaaagATTACAGCAAAATCCTAAACTGTAAAATTACGTGAGACACTACCATTAGCTCTACTTAGACATCTAGAAAAGAATTTgatccaataatattttatgcagGTCTCATGGCATCTTGTATTTTGTAAATGTTTAATGGTTTGTTGATTTGCTATATAATCTTAATatctgaaatgaaaaaaatacttggacaaTTTTAACTACCTTGGAGGAAATGCAATGCCAAAAGCAATGAAACAAGAATGTGAAATATACAGGCACCTATCATCTTGGTTTGTGTTACCTTTTGAATCTCATTATCTGGAACTTTATTGCAGTTCCAACGAAGAAATCGGATCTATAAGGAGGAGCAACGTAAGCTGCGAGCGGCTGCAAGGAAGCCCGAGGAGGGTAAAGAGAGTGTTGATAAACATCATCATTAGTCTGTAAttggtcatcttcttcttagACCTGAGAATAAAAATTGTACCAAGATGTATTATTCAGAACTTGATTATGTTactctgttttttgtttcttctggATGCTGTGCACTTCCTTGGCACGGGCAATGAGACAAAGATTAAAGATAAAACTCTTTTGCACAAGATGCGTATTGGAAACTGATCTTCTAGGCACACTCTACTTTATGTTACCTTTTTTCATTGTTGGTGATCGGGGAAAGTTAGTCCTGAATCCTATTTGTAAGCAATTTGCAAAATTTACACAGCTTGCAAAGAATAAGATAGGATTTGGTGCATGCCATCGGGAATAAGCATGGCTGTCAAAATGTGAATCGGGAAATAGCACAAGGTGAAACACTTGTACAGTGCAGGATATACGAAAATGTAAAACTTATACAaagtttaataatataatattaaatagataacttaaatgaaaatttgtttctaataaatttaatttagtaaattattATATGGTTTTTAGAAACTACTCCAAGCATGTAATTTACGTGTCAAATTCAAATGGATCACATatttcaaacaaattaattagaaattaaaattcgtcttgtttgttttcacaatttttctCAACTCActaatttcatctaattattataattttttcaaattctcacacaaaataaaataaataatttcattttttcaaatctttaaaaaaacataatagtaaacaaatatattttaataatattttatttaatttttaactttcgtttcaattcatctcagctgtaaaaacaaacgagatacATTTTTCATACcaaacatagaagaaataacGTACAAATTtatgttaaattgtaatatgatgtgatatgttaaattataaaattatattttattataaaataaatataaatatcatgttaatttataaatttatgagcAACACCACTTTCTCGTTTAACTTGGAATTGTACTGTTTTTTGAAGAGAAACGCGAGATGGTACTTGTAATATTATGGCGATGATAAT from Juglans microcarpa x Juglans regia isolate MS1-56 chromosome 4S, Jm3101_v1.0, whole genome shotgun sequence carries:
- the LOC121262524 gene encoding NADH dehydrogenase [ubiquinone] iron-sulfur protein 5-B-like — translated: MASGWGISGHKGRCYDFWVDFSECMSRCREPKDCALLREDYLECLHHSKEFQRRNRIYKEEQRKLRAAARKPEEGKESVDKHHH